In the Triticum aestivum cultivar Chinese Spring chromosome 2B, IWGSC CS RefSeq v2.1, whole genome shotgun sequence genome, ATGATACAGATGCAGACTAAAGTGACAATAACACTGACAGTTTAAAACACTTCTTATCCCAACAATAACAACAATTCTAAGATTTGAACAGGgcacaaatactaacaaaataatagCAATTTGGAGCATACATAATATATAATATGTTGAATAGACCACAAGAGCTTAATTATCAGTTCCTCCCAAATTCTTCCACGCTACAGTCAGTCGTTTCAGAAATAGTGTTTAGTTTCTCTACAAATATTACATGGACAAAACCCACAGAATAGATATGAAGCCTTCCACTGAAAAGCACACACAAATAGATCCAAGCCGCGGCACCTTCGCCCTTCTTCTGGAGCATTCTTATCTAGAACTCCTGCTTTTTGAAACCATTCAAAACCAAAATTAGTTTGAGAGTGAAATACTTGGTAGTTTTATTTCCAGGAATGGAAACAATGAGAAAAACATACATAAATAGTAGGTAAATCAATCTATATCCTCTGATCTATGTTAAAAGCatccctttttattttctagggACAAGGCATCATAGCAGTTTAGAACTAGACAATGACTACAACCACAAGAAAATCAGCCTAGACTAGCTACAACACAAGCACTTGTCAACCTGTGTCGATACATCAAGCAATCATTTGAAAAAAGGTTGTATTATTCAAGAAAAGTATTCCTATAACCAGTCAGTCTAATAGTTTGCAAAAGAACTTCATAAATATATTAAAAACAACTATCCATTTCAGCAGAAAATAATGTCTttactgcagcagcagcagcaataacATGGACTAAATGGCTAGCAAGGAGTTTAGTAACATGGACTAATTGAAAAGAGGAGTACCTGAGTTATTCCATTTCAACTCTCAGCCACATAAGAGCAGTCTCCGGTCTGGCACTCATGAAAATCTCTCGGTTCTCAGGGATCTTGAAGACTCGGAAAGCCTTGACTTGTTCTTCAGGTGTGATGTCCATTGTTTTCTGTAGATCAATGTAGTTTTTGATAGAGTACTCATCCACGACCCTTGGCTTATTCCTCTCATCCTCCACCTGCTTCGTCCTTATTTCCAAGTACTTCTCCATCATTGCAGCCACATCACCattcgcccccctccttctctttgGTTCTTTCTCTTCTCCATTTCTTGAGGGTGCAGTAGCCAAATTTGGTTGAGTTTGTTGGGGCTCCACGACAATGTTTTCTTGCACGTGCACCTCCTCAACATCTTCAATAATCTGCACCCTTTCTCCTCCAAGATTCTCACCATCAGctgatgtttctccttgattcttgCCAGCTCCTCCAAGATTCTCGAGACGTGATTGAGTTGAGCAATGCGATGACTCGATAGAGGTGAAATTATATGTCCCTTCTGCAGTTTGGCCTACAAGTTAAAGTGACAATCAAATATAAGATTTCAAACTAGAAGAGTAAACAAACATAAAACAATGACATGAGTATATGAATGAAGTTGATAACTAACCATCATGCAATTCTCCCAAAGCTTCAAAAAGAGGGAAGGCTTTTGTCTTGAACTTTCCAGCTTTAGGGTGTGACTACATAGTTGACAAGAAAATGATATTAGAGCATGCAACAAGTAGTGTCGGTCGTCCCATGCAACAAGTAGGGAATAACAATGACATTCTTACTATGATGATGTTTTTCCAAAGTGGTGGATCCGCTAGAATCTTGCACTGCCGGTCGTCCGATGAAACGCCGCTTTGCTTCCTTATCTCTTTGATCATCTTGTATTCTTTTTTtaactctttttccttttcttggaTTTTCTTCTTCTCGTACCTAGCATAAGGATTCTTCTGGTGGAATT is a window encoding:
- the LOC123039190 gene encoding uncharacterized protein, translating into MTKRRRGSPKGRKRYINIQCGNAEDRAQWNASLDKDLVDLLREHATPEHKGQNGWSSEAWNTIVKKFHQKNPYARYEKKKIQEKEKELKKEYKMIKEIRKQSGVSSDDRQCKILADPPLWKNIIISHPKAGKFKTKAFPLFEALGELHDGQTAEGTYNFTSIESSHCSTQSRLENLGGAGKNQGETSADGENLGGERVQIIEDVEEVHVQENIVVEPQQTQPNLATAPSRNGEEKEPKRRRGANGDVAAMMEKYLEIRTKQVEDERNKPRVVDEYSIKNYIDLQKTMDITPEEQVKAFRVFKIPENREIFMSARPETALMWLRVEME